The following coding sequences lie in one Dermacentor variabilis isolate Ectoservices unplaced genomic scaffold, ASM5094787v1 scaffold_18, whole genome shotgun sequence genomic window:
- the LOC142568314 gene encoding uncharacterized protein LOC142568314, translated as MQRIRQDDHGFFYKFFRKAPQLLDMLLSFLAEALTRQHRIRETPGAWRTTCCSIEKQCFLTYPAYDCLLKPAMLLTADCCGVPQNPQEPELLETSVIQEILKCPETPQTHATPKTESMLALVTLHLTVMALPSVARSENWHIFC; from the exons atgcaacggatacgtcaggatgaccacggatttttctacaagttctttcgcaagGCTCCGCAGCTCTTGGACATGCTATTGAGCTTTTTAGCAGAGGCCCTCACACGGCAGCACCGCATTCgagaaacccctggagcctggagaacgacttgctgtagcattgag aagcaatgcttcctaacatatccagcctacgactgcctgctgaagccagcgatgcttctgactgcggactgctgtggtgtgcctcagaatcctcaggaaccagaacttcttgaaACATCGGTGATTCAAGAGATTCTAAAATGCCCTGAGACTCCACAGACTCATGCGACgccgaagacagagtcgatgctggcgcttgtgactcttcacttgacggtgatggcacttccaagtgttgccagatcggaaaactggcacattttttgttaa